From a region of the Effusibacillus pohliae DSM 22757 genome:
- the ytxC gene encoding putative sporulation protein YtxC yields the protein MYRYAIGTGKLFDRLACYLERELQETRAAGVSFTAGRYRLGDHWYFTLELNNRDRIETVQAALAKALADFLSLEWERACIRQQIAKAYTYYDADEVDYLTEQAVHYLSAYRRPSARLPRRVEIELEIRDYLREHSVLNIEGMVWFRLRQLAYDRVHAIERAIDEYLMDREYQEFVNLLRDFLRVQHSRSPLIHLIVQPNRMLLVNHDGCPMTHAHPEEVAEDQTDKDQQQADMVISTLITMAPAQLRLHLPGLMPDDTALVETVKRVFAERLHMCKGCALCQATLEICDNGQFPLDYSK from the coding sequence TTGTACCGGTACGCGATCGGTACTGGCAAGCTGTTTGACCGGCTCGCCTGTTATCTGGAAAGGGAACTGCAGGAGACGCGGGCCGCTGGTGTCTCGTTCACGGCCGGCAGATATCGGCTGGGCGACCACTGGTATTTTACATTGGAACTGAACAATCGGGACCGGATCGAAACGGTACAGGCTGCTCTTGCGAAGGCGTTGGCCGATTTTTTGTCGCTTGAATGGGAACGCGCCTGCATCCGCCAACAGATTGCGAAGGCATATACATACTACGATGCGGACGAAGTCGATTATCTGACCGAACAAGCGGTGCACTATTTGTCCGCCTACCGGCGGCCGAGTGCCCGCTTGCCTCGCAGGGTGGAAATCGAACTGGAAATTCGCGATTATTTGCGTGAGCACTCGGTGTTGAATATAGAAGGAATGGTGTGGTTTCGCCTGCGCCAGTTGGCATACGACCGGGTGCATGCGATCGAACGGGCGATTGATGAATATTTGATGGATCGGGAATATCAGGAATTCGTCAATCTGTTGCGGGACTTTTTGCGCGTACAGCACTCCCGTTCTCCCCTGATTCACCTGATTGTGCAGCCAAACCGGATGCTTCTGGTGAATCACGACGGATGTCCGATGACACATGCACATCCGGAGGAGGTAGCGGAAGATCAGACCGATAAGGATCAGCAACAAGCAGATATGGTCATTTCCACCTTGATTACGATGGCCCCGGCTCAGTTGCGGCTGCACCTGCCAGGCCTGATGCCGGATGATACAGCGCTGGTGGAAACGGTGAAACGGGTATTTGCGGAGCGTTTGCATATGTGCAAGGGGTGCGCGCTTTGTCAGGCTACTTTGGAGATTTGTGACAATGGGCAATTTCCTCTTGACTATTCGAAATAA
- a CDS encoding DUF421 domain-containing protein: MKFLWEAVILMCASMVLLRIAGKKSVSQMTTIERITLLAIGTTMGHAIHESELWQTVVVLAVFVAVLIFFQFIQFRFNFLERILIGNATLVIHNGRVITQNLSKLRMTQNQLEMRLRQKGISCISDVKTATIEANGELGYELMEHAKPLTRSDLNQLQMQALPNQQASNPKNEKNIFEEIVRQHYQTANAENNVPRLD, encoded by the coding sequence ATGAAGTTTCTGTGGGAAGCGGTCATTTTGATGTGCGCGAGTATGGTGCTGCTCAGGATCGCCGGGAAAAAGTCGGTTTCCCAGATGACCACCATCGAGCGAATCACGCTTCTCGCGATCGGCACCACGATGGGACATGCGATTCATGAAAGCGAATTGTGGCAAACGGTGGTGGTGCTCGCCGTCTTTGTGGCGGTATTGATTTTCTTTCAATTCATCCAGTTTCGGTTTAATTTTCTCGAACGAATCCTGATTGGGAATGCCACACTGGTGATCCACAATGGTCGAGTGATCACCCAAAACCTGTCAAAACTGCGGATGACGCAAAACCAATTGGAAATGCGCCTGCGGCAAAAAGGGATTTCCTGCATCTCAGACGTGAAAACGGCGACGATCGAGGCCAACGGGGAGCTTGGGTATGAGCTGATGGAACACGCCAAACCGCTCACCCGGAGCGACCTCAACCAATTGCAAATGCAAGCCCTGCCAAACCAACAGGCATCCAACCCGAAAAATGAAAAAAACATATTTGAAGAGATTGTCCGGCAGCATTATCAAACGGCGAACGCGGAAAACAATGTTCCCCGCCTGGACTGA